From Oryza sativa Japonica Group chromosome 4, ASM3414082v1, one genomic window encodes:
- the LOC4336083 gene encoding plant UBX domain-containing protein 4 gives MSSSNNGGGGDKKPASGGRGGPTIRTLADISRGPSGFPGGGGGGGSDSDEPQEYYTGGEKSGMLVQDPTRRNTVDSIFEQARQMGALQDQPPPFEDQSSSSRSFTGTGRLLSGETAPAAPPPPGNVLHNIQFWNNGFTVDDGPLRDYDDPANADFIESIKKSQCPQELEPADRRTPVHVNVIKRLEDYQAPLRPPSPFQGVGRTLGGGSSAEESQAPAPATQEPRRSVGIVVDDSLPFTSIQLRLADGTRMVARFNMHHTVGDIRSFIDASRPGATRPYQLQTGFPPKQLADPAQTVEQAGLANSVIIQKM, from the exons ATGAGCTCCTCCAacaacggcggtggcggcgacaagAAGCCGGCGTCCGGCGGCCGCGGGGGCCCCACCATCCGCACCCTCGCGGACATCAGCCGCGGCCCGTCCGGCTTCcctgggggcggcggcggcggcggcagcgactccGACGAGCCCCAGGAGTACTAcaccggcggcgagaagag tgGGATGCTTGTTCAGGACCCAACAAGAAGAAACACTGTGGACTCAATCTTCGAACAAGCTAGACAGATGGGTGCTCTCCAAGATCAACCGCCTCCATTTGAGGATCAATCTTCCAGTTCAAGAAGCTTTACAGGGACTGGTCGACTTCTTTCAGGAGAGACAGCACCAGCTGCACCTCCACCGCCTGGGAATGTACTTCACAATATACAATTCTGGAACAATGGATTCACTGTAGATGATGGTCCGCTGAGGGACTATGATGATCCTGCAAATGCTGATTTCATTGAG AGCATCAAGAAGTCCCAGTGCCCCCAGGAGTTGGAGCCAGCTGATAGAAGAACACCTGTTCATGTGAATGTTATCAAACGACTGGAAGACTATCAG GCTCCTCTAAGGCCTCCATCACCCTTCCAGGGTGTTGGAAGAACCCTTGGTGGTGGATCTTCTGCAGAAGAGAGCCAGGCACCAGCTCCTGCCACTCAAGAACCCCGCAGGTCCGTTGGAATAGTTGTGGACGACTCGCTCCCATTTACATCCATACAGCTAAGGCTGGCCGATGGCACTCGCATGGTTGCCCGTTTCAACATGCACCACACGGTGGGCGACATCAGGTCTTTCATCGACGCCTCTCGGCCTGGGGCTACAAGGCCCTATCAGCTGCAGACTGGTTTCCCGCCGAAGCAGCTGGCTGATCCAGCACAGACCGTCGAGCAAGCTGGTCTGGCGAACTCTGTCATCATTCAGAAGATGTAG
- the LOC4336084 gene encoding uncharacterized protein, whose translation MFPPFSHLRRRLLAAIPNPNLLLRPSRSLSTSTTPATRAPATPVAVLWDLAASRPPSTLPLYDAAVRLHLAATSFGRVRLSAAFVHPGHRLPAPSPSAAAAAVHLCRVCGRRFRARDTLLRHFDAIHAREHAKRLARIDSSRGDRRVRLAAALSLKLSKYEKAARELTAAADPCSPADDLRRARVAVELSPTPSVSLLERAHEVLDGGSVRCLMLVSARDELAPLLRLAREKGVRSVVVGGESGPARWADVGFSWAEVIAGKARKAAPSVSGKWRDRDVLKRLEWRYDDDDEEVVFEEDGDEDGIDELTRNSKGKPWWKLESDGEDSSACR comes from the coding sequence ATGTTCCCGCCGTtctcccacctccgccgccgcctcctcgccgcgatccctaaccctaacctcctcctccgaccgtcgcgctctctctccacctccaccacgccGGCAACCCGCGCCCCCGCCACCCCGGTGGCCGTCCTCTGGGATTTGGCCGCCTCCCGGCCCCCCTCCACCCTCCCCCTCTACGACGCCGCCGTGcggctccacctcgccgccacctccttcgGCCGggtccgcctctccgccgccttcgtccaccccggccaccgcctccctgCCCCGtctccgtccgccgccgcggccgccgtgcACCTCTGCCGCGTCTGCGGCCGCCGCTTCCGCGCCCGCGACACGCTGCTCCGCCACTTCGACGCGATCCACGCCCGCGAGCACGCCAAGCGCCTCGCGCGGATCGACTCCTCCCGCGGCGACCGACGcgtgcgcctcgccgccgcgctctccctCAAGCTCTCCAAGTACGAGAAGGCCGCCCGcgagctcaccgccgccgccgacccctgctcccccgccgacgacctccgcagggcccgcgtcgccgtcgagctctcCCCGACCCCGTCCGTCTCCCTCCTTGAGCGCGCCCACGAGGTGCTCGACGGAGGGTCCGTTCGGTGCCTGATGCTGGTCTCGGCCCGCGACGAGCTCGCTCCTCTGCTGCGCCTCGCGAGGGAGAAGGGCGTCCGGTCCGTGGTCGTCGGCGGGGAGTCCGGGCCGGCGAGGTGGGCTGACGTTGGGTTCAGCTGGGCAGAGGTGATCGCCGGTAAGGCCAGGAAGGCGGCGCCGTCTGTGTCCGGCAAGTGGCGGGACAGGGACGTGCTCAAGAGGCTGGAATGGaggtacgacgacgacgacgaagaggtGGTGTTCGAGGAGGACGGTGACGAGGATGGGATCGATGAGCTGACGAGGAATTCCAAGGGGAAGCCATGGTGGAAGCTGGAATCGGATGGCGAGGACTCCAGTGCTTGCCGTTGA